In Lusitaniella coriacea LEGE 07157, one genomic interval encodes:
- a CDS encoding phycoerythrobilin:ferredoxin oxidoreductase, with protein MTLYQPFLDYAIATLQQRLDLNPYPIPPGFERKEGTMGKGKRQEDVLTTSHAFKSPKLRQIRAAHVQGGASLQVLNFVIFPELNYDLPFFGADLVTLPGGHLIALDMQPLFRDDPTYQTKYTEPILPIFRAHQQHLTWGGDFPEEAQPFFSPAFLWTRPQETEVVETRVFEAFKDYLNAYLDFVAQAEPISHTQETKQILQAQRRYLDYRAEKDPARGMFTRLYGSEWTEEYIHGFLFDLERKLQTAS; from the coding sequence ATGACTTTATACCAACCTTTTTTAGATTACGCGATCGCCACCCTACAACAACGATTAGATTTAAATCCCTACCCCATTCCCCCAGGATTTGAACGAAAGGAAGGGACAATGGGAAAAGGAAAGCGTCAAGAAGACGTTCTCACCACCAGCCACGCCTTCAAATCCCCTAAACTGCGGCAAATTCGAGCCGCTCACGTTCAAGGGGGAGCCTCTCTGCAAGTTCTAAATTTCGTCATCTTCCCAGAACTCAACTACGACTTACCCTTTTTTGGCGCGGATTTAGTGACCCTTCCCGGCGGACATCTCATCGCATTGGATATGCAGCCGCTTTTTCGGGACGATCCAACCTATCAAACCAAATATACCGAACCGATCCTCCCCATTTTTCGCGCTCACCAACAACACCTCACTTGGGGAGGAGACTTCCCAGAAGAAGCACAACCCTTTTTCTCTCCCGCTTTTTTGTGGACTCGTCCCCAGGAAACGGAAGTTGTTGAGACGCGAGTCTTTGAAGCCTTTAAAGACTACCTAAACGCCTATCTCGATTTCGTTGCTCAAGCCGAACCCATTTCCCATACTCAAGAAACCAAACAAATTCTTCAAGCTCAACGACGTTATCTCGACTATCGAGCAGAAAAAGACCCCGCCAGAGGAATGTTTACTCGCCTTTATGGTTCGGAGTGGACAGAAGAATATATTCACGGCTTTCTCTTCGATCTCGAACGCAAACTTCAAACCGCGAGTTAG
- a CDS encoding 15,16-dihydrobiliverdin:ferredoxin oxidoreductase, with amino-acid sequence MYQAFREFLERELFERFDLRTRPIPPGLEFNASDRGKTSATIRSWSYECPQLRKIRYTYIDAGEMAQVFNSVIYPSHHYDLPLLGIDFLTFGKKKILVVMDFQPLFRDEAYQEKYIEPMKSLRDRYDDLAQNLEMKFYDANQYFSKYLLFAKTDAETVQSRLFPAYQEYIRLYLQILEQTEPLADPEAIQRVAKAQKDYDQYSADRDPASGLFSSYFGHEWAERFLYEFLFEDAVPLAVASGK; translated from the coding sequence ATGTACCAAGCTTTTCGCGAATTTTTAGAAAGAGAGTTGTTTGAGCGCTTCGACCTGCGGACTCGTCCCATTCCTCCGGGACTAGAATTCAATGCAAGCGATCGCGGGAAAACCTCAGCAACAATTCGCAGTTGGTCCTATGAGTGTCCCCAATTACGCAAAATTCGCTACACCTATATTGATGCGGGGGAAATGGCTCAGGTGTTCAATAGCGTTATTTATCCCAGCCATCACTACGACCTACCATTGTTAGGCATAGATTTTCTCACTTTTGGTAAGAAGAAAATTCTCGTTGTTATGGACTTTCAACCCCTATTCCGCGATGAAGCTTATCAAGAAAAATATATCGAACCCATGAAATCTCTGCGCGATCGCTATGACGATCTGGCGCAAAACTTGGAAATGAAGTTTTACGATGCCAATCAGTACTTTTCTAAGTACCTGCTCTTTGCAAAAACAGACGCTGAAACGGTTCAATCCCGTTTATTTCCCGCGTATCAAGAATATATTCGGCTATACCTGCAAATATTAGAACAAACCGAACCACTCGCCGATCCCGAAGCAATTCAGCGCGTGGCAAAAGCTCAAAAAGACTACGATCAATACAGTGCCGATCGCGATCCTGCATCCGGTTTATTCAGCAGCTATTTTGGTCACGAATGGGCAGAACGCTTTTTGTATGAATTTTTATTTGAAGATGCCGTTCCCCTTGCCGTTGCTTCCGGGAAATAA
- a CDS encoding phycocyanin subunit beta, whose amino-acid sequence MFDAFTRVVSQADARGDYISSSQIDALSAMVADGNKRIDAVNRMTGSASAIVADAARALFGEQPQLIAPGGNAYTSRRMAACLRDMEIILRYVTYATFTGDASVLNDRCLNGLRETYVALGVPGASVAAGVQKMKDAAVSIANDRNGITQGDCSALMSEISGYFDAAASAVA is encoded by the coding sequence ATGTTTGACGCATTCACAAGGGTTGTTTCCCAAGCCGACGCTCGTGGAGATTATATTTCTTCTTCTCAAATCGATGCTCTGAGCGCAATGGTTGCAGACGGCAACAAGCGAATCGACGCTGTTAACCGCATGACCGGTAGTGCTTCTGCTATCGTTGCCGATGCTGCTCGCGCTCTGTTTGGCGAGCAACCTCAGCTCATCGCTCCTGGTGGAAATGCTTACACCAGTCGTCGCATGGCTGCTTGCCTGCGCGACATGGAAATCATCTTGCGTTACGTCACCTACGCTACCTTCACCGGCGATGCTAGCGTTCTCAACGATCGCTGCCTCAATGGTCTGCGCGAAACCTATGTTGCTCTGGGCGTTCCCGGCGCTTCTGTTGCCGCAGGCGTGCAAAAGATGAAAGACGCAGCCGTTTCAATTGCCAACGATCGTAACGGCATCACCCAAGGGGATTGCAGCGCTTTAATGTCTGAAATCTCTGGTTACTTCGATGCAGCTGCCTCTGCGGTTGCCTAA